The proteins below come from a single Ostrinia nubilalis chromosome Z, ilOstNubi1.1, whole genome shotgun sequence genomic window:
- the LOC135086800 gene encoding RUS family member 1 isoform X1, translating to MFTIHEGEIVVKEKYGSSPNVRYYVKPPGKTLSCFTGNIEQSNIVVLDEQKLSDVAGWFTKIFLPQGYPDSVSKDYIAYQVWDTAQAFCSTITGTLATQEVLRGVGVGDTAATPLAATVTWVIKDGCGHLGKIFFAFSHGTYLDAYSKKWRLYADTLNDAAMCIEIALPLFKNYTTFALCVSTVMKAIVGVAGGATRAAMTQHHAIRGNMADVSAKDSAQETAVNLVASFAALLIITVFGNSLVIFLLMMVLHIIFNYFAVRAVCLRTLNEPRFLQVVDTYLRQEVLPTPCEINRKEPIIFYHLGPNLLDLKLCGFQIRVGCSIKKFISQRPKASYMMSIKEVYSERMYVLVPCINKRKMYVLIKDDATTDDILCAYFHAVLLSIIVCAINDFPLSMYHSNGDSRPFAQVCQTLQSAEWSREPTETPDTLSGFLYEPTHELIGYVDKIVQTEWRRVRAGLITTGWDLSKHLIMVDEWRVCSKKIVTESIPMEKPAVGSLMEFAKIIPFGDVLNDFDTCEKEDKDAFTIEPETSMLKLAQASKLSVKPKLETVDDEDAEGNVTTSATNTQTSSAHLKED from the exons ATGTTTACAATTCATGAAGGCGAAATTGTTGTTAAAGAAAAATATGGTTCAAGTCCTAACGTTAGGTATTATGTTAAACCTCCAGGTAAGACACTTTCATGTTTCACAGGAAATATCG aacAAAGTAACATAGTTGTATTAGATGAACAGAAGTTAAGCGATGTTGCTGGCTGGTTCACCAAAATTTTTTTACCACAAGGTTACCCGGATAGTGTGAGCAAAGATTATATAGCTTACCAGGTTTGGGATACTGCACAAGCTTTTTGTAGTACTATAACAG GCACTTTGGCCACACAGGAAGTATTACGGGGTGTGGGAGTGGGAGACACGGCTGCGACTCCCCTGGCTGCCACTGTCACTTGGGTTATTAAAGATGGGTGTGGTCATCTTGGTAAAATATTCTTTGCTTTCAGTCATGG taCCTACTTGGATGCCTACAGTAAGAAATGGAGGTTATATGCTGATACTCTCAATGATGCTGCAATGTGTATTGAAATTGCTCtaccattatttaaaaactatacaacatTCGCATTATGTGTGAGCACAGTAATGAAGGCGATTGTGGGAGTGGCAG GAGGAGCCACCAGAGCTGCCATGACCCAGCATCATGCTATAAGAGGCAATATGGCTGATGTATCTGCTAAAGACTCTGCTCAAGAAACTGCAGTAAACCTGGTAGCATCTTTTGCAGCATTGCTGATCATAACCGTTTTTGG gaaCTCTCTTGTAATATTTCTATTAATGATGGTACTACACATAATTTTCAACTACTTTGCTGTACGTGCTGTGTGTTTAAGAACACTAAATGAGCCAAGATTTCTACAAGTAGTTGATACTTATCTGAGGCAAGAAGTTTTACCTACACCATGTGAAATCAATCGTAAAGAGCCcatcatattttatcatttgGGACCAAATTTACTAG ATTTAAAGCTTTGTGGTTTTCAAATACGGGTGGGATGTTCTATAAAGAAATTCATTAGTCAGCGACCCAAAGCTTCGTACATGATGAGTATCAAGGAAGTTTATAGCGAACGAATGTATGTACTGGTCCCGTGTATCAACAAAAGAAAAATGTATGTACTTATCAAGGATGATGCTACAACTGATGACATTTTATGTGCATACTTCCATGCTGTTTTACTATCTATTATCGTCTGTGCTATAAACGATTTCCCGTTG TCAATGTACCACAGTAATGGCGACTCACGTCCGTTTGCCCAAGTGTGCCAAACCTTGCAATCTGCGGAATGGAGCCGGGAGCCAACAGAGACTCCGGATACATTGAGTGGTTTTCTCTACGAGCCAACTCACGAGCTTATAGGATATGTGGATAAAATTGTACAAACGGAATGGCGCAGAGTCCGAGCTGGCTTAATAACTActg GTTGGGATCTAAGTAAACATCTTATAATGGTGGATGAGTGGAGAGTGTGCAGCAAGAAAATAGTGACTGAATCGATACCAATGGAGAAACCAGCTGTGGGTTCACTTATGGAATTCGCTAAAATCATACCATTTGGCGATGTGCTCAATGATTTTGATACCTGTGAGAAAGAAGACAAAGATGCATTTACTATAGAACCAGAGACATCTATGTTGAAGCTAGCTCAAGCATCGAAGTTGTCGGTGAAACCAAAGCTGGAGACTGTGGACGACGAAGATGCGGAAGGTAATGTTACCACTTCTGCAACCAATACACAAACCAGCAGCGCTCATCTCAAAGAAGACTGA
- the LOC135086800 gene encoding RUS family member 1 isoform X2, with amino-acid sequence MFTIHEGEIVVKEKYGSSPNVRYYVKPPEQSNIVVLDEQKLSDVAGWFTKIFLPQGYPDSVSKDYIAYQVWDTAQAFCSTITGTLATQEVLRGVGVGDTAATPLAATVTWVIKDGCGHLGKIFFAFSHGTYLDAYSKKWRLYADTLNDAAMCIEIALPLFKNYTTFALCVSTVMKAIVGVAGGATRAAMTQHHAIRGNMADVSAKDSAQETAVNLVASFAALLIITVFGNSLVIFLLMMVLHIIFNYFAVRAVCLRTLNEPRFLQVVDTYLRQEVLPTPCEINRKEPIIFYHLGPNLLDLKLCGFQIRVGCSIKKFISQRPKASYMMSIKEVYSERMYVLVPCINKRKMYVLIKDDATTDDILCAYFHAVLLSIIVCAINDFPLSMYHSNGDSRPFAQVCQTLQSAEWSREPTETPDTLSGFLYEPTHELIGYVDKIVQTEWRRVRAGLITTGWDLSKHLIMVDEWRVCSKKIVTESIPMEKPAVGSLMEFAKIIPFGDVLNDFDTCEKEDKDAFTIEPETSMLKLAQASKLSVKPKLETVDDEDAEGNVTTSATNTQTSSAHLKED; translated from the exons ATGTTTACAATTCATGAAGGCGAAATTGTTGTTAAAGAAAAATATGGTTCAAGTCCTAACGTTAGGTATTATGTTAAACCTCCAG aacAAAGTAACATAGTTGTATTAGATGAACAGAAGTTAAGCGATGTTGCTGGCTGGTTCACCAAAATTTTTTTACCACAAGGTTACCCGGATAGTGTGAGCAAAGATTATATAGCTTACCAGGTTTGGGATACTGCACAAGCTTTTTGTAGTACTATAACAG GCACTTTGGCCACACAGGAAGTATTACGGGGTGTGGGAGTGGGAGACACGGCTGCGACTCCCCTGGCTGCCACTGTCACTTGGGTTATTAAAGATGGGTGTGGTCATCTTGGTAAAATATTCTTTGCTTTCAGTCATGG taCCTACTTGGATGCCTACAGTAAGAAATGGAGGTTATATGCTGATACTCTCAATGATGCTGCAATGTGTATTGAAATTGCTCtaccattatttaaaaactatacaacatTCGCATTATGTGTGAGCACAGTAATGAAGGCGATTGTGGGAGTGGCAG GAGGAGCCACCAGAGCTGCCATGACCCAGCATCATGCTATAAGAGGCAATATGGCTGATGTATCTGCTAAAGACTCTGCTCAAGAAACTGCAGTAAACCTGGTAGCATCTTTTGCAGCATTGCTGATCATAACCGTTTTTGG gaaCTCTCTTGTAATATTTCTATTAATGATGGTACTACACATAATTTTCAACTACTTTGCTGTACGTGCTGTGTGTTTAAGAACACTAAATGAGCCAAGATTTCTACAAGTAGTTGATACTTATCTGAGGCAAGAAGTTTTACCTACACCATGTGAAATCAATCGTAAAGAGCCcatcatattttatcatttgGGACCAAATTTACTAG ATTTAAAGCTTTGTGGTTTTCAAATACGGGTGGGATGTTCTATAAAGAAATTCATTAGTCAGCGACCCAAAGCTTCGTACATGATGAGTATCAAGGAAGTTTATAGCGAACGAATGTATGTACTGGTCCCGTGTATCAACAAAAGAAAAATGTATGTACTTATCAAGGATGATGCTACAACTGATGACATTTTATGTGCATACTTCCATGCTGTTTTACTATCTATTATCGTCTGTGCTATAAACGATTTCCCGTTG TCAATGTACCACAGTAATGGCGACTCACGTCCGTTTGCCCAAGTGTGCCAAACCTTGCAATCTGCGGAATGGAGCCGGGAGCCAACAGAGACTCCGGATACATTGAGTGGTTTTCTCTACGAGCCAACTCACGAGCTTATAGGATATGTGGATAAAATTGTACAAACGGAATGGCGCAGAGTCCGAGCTGGCTTAATAACTActg GTTGGGATCTAAGTAAACATCTTATAATGGTGGATGAGTGGAGAGTGTGCAGCAAGAAAATAGTGACTGAATCGATACCAATGGAGAAACCAGCTGTGGGTTCACTTATGGAATTCGCTAAAATCATACCATTTGGCGATGTGCTCAATGATTTTGATACCTGTGAGAAAGAAGACAAAGATGCATTTACTATAGAACCAGAGACATCTATGTTGAAGCTAGCTCAAGCATCGAAGTTGTCGGTGAAACCAAAGCTGGAGACTGTGGACGACGAAGATGCGGAAGGTAATGTTACCACTTCTGCAACCAATACACAAACCAGCAGCGCTCATCTCAAAGAAGACTGA
- the LOC135086800 gene encoding RUS family member 1 isoform X3: protein MKAKLLLKKNMVQVLTLEQSNIVVLDEQKLSDVAGWFTKIFLPQGYPDSVSKDYIAYQVWDTAQAFCSTITGTLATQEVLRGVGVGDTAATPLAATVTWVIKDGCGHLGKIFFAFSHGTYLDAYSKKWRLYADTLNDAAMCIEIALPLFKNYTTFALCVSTVMKAIVGVAGGATRAAMTQHHAIRGNMADVSAKDSAQETAVNLVASFAALLIITVFGNSLVIFLLMMVLHIIFNYFAVRAVCLRTLNEPRFLQVVDTYLRQEVLPTPCEINRKEPIIFYHLGPNLLDLKLCGFQIRVGCSIKKFISQRPKASYMMSIKEVYSERMYVLVPCINKRKMYVLIKDDATTDDILCAYFHAVLLSIIVCAINDFPLSMYHSNGDSRPFAQVCQTLQSAEWSREPTETPDTLSGFLYEPTHELIGYVDKIVQTEWRRVRAGLITTGWDLSKHLIMVDEWRVCSKKIVTESIPMEKPAVGSLMEFAKIIPFGDVLNDFDTCEKEDKDAFTIEPETSMLKLAQASKLSVKPKLETVDDEDAEGNVTTSATNTQTSSAHLKED from the exons ATGAAGGCGAAATTGTTGTTAAAGAAAAATATGGTTCAAGTCCTAACGTTAG aacAAAGTAACATAGTTGTATTAGATGAACAGAAGTTAAGCGATGTTGCTGGCTGGTTCACCAAAATTTTTTTACCACAAGGTTACCCGGATAGTGTGAGCAAAGATTATATAGCTTACCAGGTTTGGGATACTGCACAAGCTTTTTGTAGTACTATAACAG GCACTTTGGCCACACAGGAAGTATTACGGGGTGTGGGAGTGGGAGACACGGCTGCGACTCCCCTGGCTGCCACTGTCACTTGGGTTATTAAAGATGGGTGTGGTCATCTTGGTAAAATATTCTTTGCTTTCAGTCATGG taCCTACTTGGATGCCTACAGTAAGAAATGGAGGTTATATGCTGATACTCTCAATGATGCTGCAATGTGTATTGAAATTGCTCtaccattatttaaaaactatacaacatTCGCATTATGTGTGAGCACAGTAATGAAGGCGATTGTGGGAGTGGCAG GAGGAGCCACCAGAGCTGCCATGACCCAGCATCATGCTATAAGAGGCAATATGGCTGATGTATCTGCTAAAGACTCTGCTCAAGAAACTGCAGTAAACCTGGTAGCATCTTTTGCAGCATTGCTGATCATAACCGTTTTTGG gaaCTCTCTTGTAATATTTCTATTAATGATGGTACTACACATAATTTTCAACTACTTTGCTGTACGTGCTGTGTGTTTAAGAACACTAAATGAGCCAAGATTTCTACAAGTAGTTGATACTTATCTGAGGCAAGAAGTTTTACCTACACCATGTGAAATCAATCGTAAAGAGCCcatcatattttatcatttgGGACCAAATTTACTAG ATTTAAAGCTTTGTGGTTTTCAAATACGGGTGGGATGTTCTATAAAGAAATTCATTAGTCAGCGACCCAAAGCTTCGTACATGATGAGTATCAAGGAAGTTTATAGCGAACGAATGTATGTACTGGTCCCGTGTATCAACAAAAGAAAAATGTATGTACTTATCAAGGATGATGCTACAACTGATGACATTTTATGTGCATACTTCCATGCTGTTTTACTATCTATTATCGTCTGTGCTATAAACGATTTCCCGTTG TCAATGTACCACAGTAATGGCGACTCACGTCCGTTTGCCCAAGTGTGCCAAACCTTGCAATCTGCGGAATGGAGCCGGGAGCCAACAGAGACTCCGGATACATTGAGTGGTTTTCTCTACGAGCCAACTCACGAGCTTATAGGATATGTGGATAAAATTGTACAAACGGAATGGCGCAGAGTCCGAGCTGGCTTAATAACTActg GTTGGGATCTAAGTAAACATCTTATAATGGTGGATGAGTGGAGAGTGTGCAGCAAGAAAATAGTGACTGAATCGATACCAATGGAGAAACCAGCTGTGGGTTCACTTATGGAATTCGCTAAAATCATACCATTTGGCGATGTGCTCAATGATTTTGATACCTGTGAGAAAGAAGACAAAGATGCATTTACTATAGAACCAGAGACATCTATGTTGAAGCTAGCTCAAGCATCGAAGTTGTCGGTGAAACCAAAGCTGGAGACTGTGGACGACGAAGATGCGGAAGGTAATGTTACCACTTCTGCAACCAATACACAAACCAGCAGCGCTCATCTCAAAGAAGACTGA
- the LOC135086702 gene encoding probable citrate synthase 2, mitochondrial, producing the protein MALFRITSTKLVELQKACPTTSILLSRGLSAESTNLKSVLQEKIPKEQEKIREFRKKHGSTKVGEVTVDMMYGGMRGIKGLVWETSVLDPDEGIRFRGLSIPECQQQLPKAKGGEEPLPEGLFWLLVTGEIPTEAQVKAISKEWAQRAELPAHVVTMLNNMPSKLHPMSQFSAAVTALNSESQFAKAYSEGVHKSKYWEYVYEDSMNLIAKLPVIAATIYRNTYRDGKGIGAIDDNKDWSANYCTMLGFEDQQFTELMRLYLTIHSDHEGGNVSAHTTHLVGSALSDPYLSFAAGLNGLAGPLHGLANQEVLVWLEKLRKQVGDNFTEEGLKEFIWKTLKSGQVVPGYGHAVLRKTDPRYTCQREFALKHLPNDPLFKLVAAVYKVVPPILTELGKVKNPWPNVDSHSGVLLQYYGLKEMNYYTVMFGVSRALGVLAQLIWSRALGLPIERPKSLSTELLIKQLGK; encoded by the exons ATGGCTCTTTTCAGGATTACTTCAACGAAATTGGTTGAATTGCAG AAAGCATGCCCGACGACATCGATTCTGCTGTCCCGGGGGTTAAGTGCGGAGTCAACCAACCTCAAGAGCGTCCTGCAGGAGAAAATCCCTAAGGAGCAGGAGAAGATCCGCGAGTTCCGCAAGAAGCATGGCTCCACCAAAGTCGGAGAAGTCACTGTTGACatg ATGTACGGAGGCATGCGCGGTATCAAGGGTCTGGTTTGGGAAACATCTGTGCTGGACCCCGATGAGGGTATCAGGTTCAGAGGTCTTTCCATTCCCGAGTGCCAACAGCAGCTGCCCAAAGCCAAGGGAGGCGAGGAACCCCTCCCTGAAGGTCTCTTCTGGCTGTTGGTGACCGGAGAAATCCCCACCGAAGCTCAAGTAAAAGCTATCTCCAAGGAATGGGCACAGAG GGCCGAGCTGCCGGCGCACGTGGTGACCATGCTCAACAACATGCCCAGCAAGCTGCACCCCATGTCTCAGTTCTCTGCCGCCGTCACCGCGCTCAACAGCGAGTCACAGTTCGCCAAGGCATACTCCGAGGGCGTGCACAAGTCCAAATACTGGGAG TACGTATACGAGGACTCGATGAACCTGATCGCGAAGCTGCCCGTGATCGCCGCGACCATTTACCGCAACACATACCGCGACGGCAAGGGCATCGGCGCCATCGACGACAACAAGGACTGGTCGGCCAACTACTGCACCATGCTCGGCTTCGAGGACCAACAGTTCACGGAGCTGATGCGTCTCTACCTCACAATCCACAG TGACCACGAGGGTGGCAACGTGTCGGCGCACACCACGCACTTGGTGGGCTCCGCCCTCAGCGACCCCTACCTGTCGTTCGCCGCCGGCCTCAACGGTCTCGCCGGCCCCCTGCACGGACTGGCCAACCAGgag GTGCTCGTCTGGTTAGAGAAACTTCGCAAGCAAGTTGGCGACAACTTCACAGAGGAAGGCCTGAAAGAGTTCATCTGGAAGACGCTCAAGTCTGGACAAGTTGTGCCTGGATACGGACATGCTGTACTTAGAAAGACTGACCCCAG ATACACATGCCAGCGTGAATTCGCCCTGAAGCATCTGCCCAACGACCCTCTGTTCAAACTGGTGGCTGCCGTCTACAAAGTGGTTCCCCCGATCCTCACTGAGCTCGGCAAGGTCAAGAACCCGTGGCCCAATGTAGACTCTCACTCTGGAGTCCTCTTACAG TATTACGGCCTGAAAGAAATGAACTACTACACCGTGATGTTCGGCGTTTCCCGCGCGTTGGGAGTGCTGGCGCAGCTGATCTGGTCGCGCGCCCTCGGCCTGCCCATCGAGCGGCCCAAGTCGCTCAGCACCGAGCTGCTAATCAAACAGCTTGGCAAGTAA